In Pirellulales bacterium, the DNA window AGTTGCTGCGTAGCGATCCGCGCGCCACGGTTGACGGCGCGGTAAGTGCCGCACGGCATGCACACGGGGCGTGACGACATCTTTCATTTATCATGATGGACGCAACCAAACTTTATCCCTGTGGCCGGATTTCCCGGCGGTCGTTTCTCCACCAGGCCGGCGGCGGCTTTTTGGGAGTCGCGTTGGGAGGGCTCTGGGCGGAGGCCGGCGAGATTCCCGATGCCGGCCTCGGACCGCACTTTCCGCCCAGGGCCAAGTCGGTGATTTTCCTGTTCATGTGCGGCGGCGTCAGTCATCTCGACACCTTCGATCCGAAGGGCAACAAGTGGGCGGGCAAACTGATCGACGTGGTCGGCTTCGGCGACAACCGCGCCGAGATGAAACGGCCGGTGATCCATTGCCGGCGCACCTTCACGCGCTATGGGCAGTCCGGCATTCCGGTGTCGGACTGGTTTCCGCACGTCGGCGGCGCGATCGACGAGATCGCGGTGGTGCGTTCGATGTGGTGCCACGAAAGCAATCATTTTCCGGCGGTCATCGAGACGTGTACCGGCCACCGCGGCCGCCAATTCGATCATCCGACGTTCGGGAGCTGGATGGTCCACGCGCTGGGAAGCGCCAACCGGAATTTGCCGACGTTCGTACACCTTGGCCGGCCGTCGTCGCCGGTGCAGTTGACGGGCGGCTACCTGGGCGCCAGCTTCGCGGCCACGCCGTTTCAGCCGGGCGACACGCCGGTGCCGAATCTCTATCCGCCGGCCGGCAACTCGGCCGCGGAGCGCGAGCGGCAAATGCAGGCGCTCCACGATCTGAACCAAGAATTCCGCCAACGCTACGCCATGAACTCTTACATCGCCGCCCGCGCCCAGGCTTACGAATTGGCCGCGCGGATGCAGCTCGCCGCGCCGGAGGCCGTCGATTTTTCCGGAGAGCCGGCGCACGTCCGCGCGCTCTACGGCATCGACGAGCCCTCGACCGACGATTTCGGCCGGCAGTTGCTCCTCGCGCGCCGGCTGGCGGAGCGCGGCGTGCGTTTCATCCAGGTGTGCCATGCCGGAGGCGGCAACGGCGCCTGGGACGCCCACGGCGACATCGAATCGCACGCGCCTCTCTGCCTGGCGACCGACAAGCCGATCGCCGGTCTGATCCGCGACCTGAAGCAGCGGGGCATGTTCGACGAAACGCTGGTCGTCTGGTCGAGT includes these proteins:
- a CDS encoding DUF1501 domain-containing protein, yielding MMDATKLYPCGRISRRSFLHQAGGGFLGVALGGLWAEAGEIPDAGLGPHFPPRAKSVIFLFMCGGVSHLDTFDPKGNKWAGKLIDVVGFGDNRAEMKRPVIHCRRTFTRYGQSGIPVSDWFPHVGGAIDEIAVVRSMWCHESNHFPAVIETCTGHRGRQFDHPTFGSWMVHALGSANRNLPTFVHLGRPSSPVQLTGGYLGASFAATPFQPGDTPVPNLYPPAGNSAAERERQMQALHDLNQEFRQRYAMNSYIAARAQAYELAARMQLAAPEAVDFSGEPAHVRALYGIDEPSTDDFGRQLLLARRLAERGVRFIQVCHAGGGNGAWDAHGDIESHAPLCLATDKPIAGLIRDLKQRGMFDETLVVWSSEFGRSPWSQNTTGRDHNPRGYTVWLAGGGVRGGTVHGATDEFGYKAVEDRHYYSDLHATILRQLGLDHKKMTVSVLGRTMRLVEEGGPIDAILS